In Candidatus Schekmanbacteria bacterium, one DNA window encodes the following:
- a CDS encoding DNA-binding protein: MKHLLKLFFVFLTVIPFIFSFSACSNKEKGNKKESVPEKEASKSVPSPVKPITGKVKETFNSGGYTYINLEQEEGKTLWIAVPEMKVKEGETVNLMPGTEMHNFTSKTLNRTFEKIIFSLGPVGEAEKLMQGTERKATDIPEEPIKVEKAKGKNAYTVAEIYEKRKELNNKTVKVRAKVVKVLSNIMAKNWVHLQDGTGDSSEGTNDLVVTTKDLPQTGDIVIAEGVAASDKDFGSGYEYKVIVEDAKVRKD; this comes from the coding sequence ATGAAACATTTGTTGAAGCTTTTTTTCGTATTTTTAACTGTAATCCCATTTATCTTTTCTTTTAGCGCTTGTTCAAATAAAGAAAAGGGTAATAAAAAAGAGAGTGTTCCTGAGAAAGAAGCGTCAAAATCTGTGCCTTCACCAGTGAAACCAATAACAGGTAAAGTCAAGGAAACATTCAATAGTGGAGGTTATACTTATATAAATCTTGAACAGGAGGAAGGCAAGACATTATGGATTGCAGTCCCGGAAATGAAGGTAAAAGAAGGTGAAACAGTAAATCTTATGCCCGGCACTGAAATGCACAACTTTACAAGCAAAACTCTCAACAGAACATTCGAAAAAATTATATTCTCTCTCGGTCCTGTTGGAGAAGCAGAAAAGCTTATGCAGGGAACTGAAAGAAAAGCTACAGACATTCCTGAAGAACCAATAAAAGTAGAAAAAGCAAAAGGGAAGAATGCTTATACTGTTGCTGAAATTTATGAAAAGAGGAAAGAGCTAAATAATAAAACAGTAAAAGTAAGAGCTAAGGTTGTAAAGGTGCTCAGTAATATAATGGCTAAGAATTGGGTCCATCTACAAGATGGCACAGGCGATTCTTCAGAAGGCACAAATGACTTGGTAGTAACAACAAAAGATCTCCCTCAAACGGGCGATATCGTCATAGCAGAAGGGGTAGCGGCAAGTGATAAAGACTTTGGGTCAGGATATGAATATAAGGTAATAGTAGAGGATGCAAAAGTCAGAAAAGATTAA
- a CDS encoding Ppx/GppA family phosphatase — MDNCIEASIDLGTNSALLLIAKKNGKKLEVLREELRICRIGEGTNRSGILNDDAVNRTIKVLKEYKKIAEEYNASKIIVGATSALRDAKNSNTFIKKVKELLDINIQIISGEEEALLTYYSAIQTFPSNAHSALVVDIGGGSTEFIIGKGDKIKDLKSLRFGSVRLTEEFIKNNPPSEKEIENLKESIIKHLSVLHKDSWRGDCLIGIAGTVTTVAQMIKRQENYIRSEIEGFEIGINELTSLIDKIKSMTTEERMKLPGLHPARADVIVSGALILNEIMNYFGYDKALTSTGGVRYGLLLRENF; from the coding sequence ATGGACAACTGCATAGAAGCATCGATTGATTTAGGCACAAATTCAGCCCTTCTCTTGATAGCAAAAAAAAATGGCAAGAAATTGGAAGTTTTAAGGGAAGAATTACGCATTTGCAGAATAGGGGAGGGCACTAACAGGAGTGGAATATTAAACGACGACGCTGTAAATAGGACTATTAAAGTTTTAAAGGAATATAAGAAGATTGCTGAAGAATACAATGCCTCAAAGATAATCGTTGGGGCAACAAGCGCATTGAGAGATGCCAAAAATTCAAATACTTTTATTAAAAAGGTTAAAGAATTACTTGATATCAATATTCAGATCATTTCAGGTGAGGAAGAAGCTTTGCTCACTTATTATTCAGCTATACAGACATTTCCTTCAAATGCGCACAGCGCGCTTGTCGTAGATATCGGTGGAGGAAGCACGGAATTTATAATCGGAAAAGGAGATAAAATAAAAGACTTGAAAAGTCTTCGATTTGGATCAGTGCGTCTTACGGAAGAATTCATTAAGAATAATCCTCCTTCAGAAAAGGAGATAGAAAATCTCAAAGAATCCATAATAAAACACCTTTCTGTCCTGCATAAGGATAGTTGGCGCGGAGATTGTTTGATTGGAATTGCAGGCACTGTAACTACTGTGGCACAGATGATTAAAAGACAAGAAAATTATATTCGAAGCGAAATTGAGGGATTTGAAATTGGAATAAATGAATTGACATCTTTAATTGATAAAATCAAATCAATGACAACAGAAGAAAGAATGAAATTACCGGGACTTCACCCTGCACGGGCAGATGTAATTGTTAGCGGTGCTCTGATTCTAAATGAAATAATGAATTATTTTGGCTACGATAAGGCATTGACGAGTACAGGCGGCGTTAGGTACGGATTATTGCTTAGAGAAAATTTTTAA